One window of Dehalococcoidales bacterium genomic DNA carries:
- a CDS encoding transposase: protein MKGIPQGRYTKEFREEAVKLVTEEKLSLPEAARRLSLPPSTLATWVKACKAGRLGEIGKTCRPLTEIEMDLARTKKELVEVKMERDILKKAAAYFAKESLPGTRR, encoded by the coding sequence TTGAAAGGGATTCCACAGGGAAGGTACACGAAAGAGTTTCGAGAGGAAGCAGTGAAACTGGTAACAGAAGAGAAGCTGTCGTTACCGGAGGCAGCCCGGCGGCTCTCCTTACCGCCATCGACGTTGGCGACCTGGGTGAAAGCCTGTAAGGCCGGCAGGCTTGGAGAGATAGGCAAGACTTGCAGGCCTTTGACGGAAATAGAGATGGATTTAGCCCGAACGAAGAAAGAGCTGGTAGAAGTGAAGATGGAGCGGGATATATTAAAAAAAGCAGCCGCGTACTTTGCGAAGGAGTCGCTGCCCGGTACGCGACGATGA